The DNA segment TTCCTCACCCTGCACGGCCTCGCCGGAACCGACCCCGCGAGTACGGGCGCCCGCCACCCGAGCATCCTCGGCTCGCTCACCCCCGGCCGCGACGGACTCAGATTGCCCGCGCGGCCGGAACAGACGCCCGTACGGCTGGAGTTGGAGTAACCCGGCGCCCGGTCAGAGCGCCCGGTGGTAAGGCTGCGCGACGTACGGCTCGGCGCCGAGTTCGCGGGCCGCGTGCAGCGCGAAGTAGGGGTCACGGAGCAGCTCACGGCCGAGCAGGACGGCATCGGCCTGGCCGTCGGCGACGATCTTCTCGGCCTGGCGCGCCTCCGTGATGAGCCCCACCGCGGCGACCGGCAGCCCGGTCTCCCGGCGCACCCGCTCGGCGAAGGGCACCTGGTAACCGGGGCCGGTCTCGATGCGGGCGTCGGGCGCGATGCCGCCGGAGGACACGTCGATCAGGTCGACGCCCCGGTGACCGAGGTCGGCCGCGAGCCGGACCGTGTCGTCCACGGTCCAGCCCGTACGCTCGTCGCTCTCGTCCTCGGTGAGCCAGTCGGTGGCCGACATCCGGAAGAACAGGGGGAGTTCGTCGGGCCACACCGCGCGGACCGCCTCCGCGACCCGCAGCGCGAACCGGGCACGCCCCTCGTAGGAACCGCCGTAGGCGTCGGTGCGGTGGTTGGAGTACGGGGAGAGGAACTGGTGGACGAGGTAGCCGTGGGCGCCGTGGATCTCGGCGACCTCGAAGCCCGCGGCGAGCGCCCGCCGGGCGGTGGCGGCGAACTCCTCCACGATCGCGTCGATCTCGGCGATGGTCAGCTCGGCGGGGGTGGTGTACCCGTCGGCGAAGGGGAGCGCGCTGGCGGAGACGGGCTGCCAGCCGTAACCCTCACCGGGGGCGATCGGGGCGCCCCGGTCCACCCACGTCCGCTCGGTGGACGCCTTGCGCCCGGCGTGTGCGATCTGGATGCCGGGGACGGTGCCCTGGGACTTGAGGAAACGGGTGATGCGCGCGAACGCGGCCTGCTGGGTGTCGTTCCACAGCCCCAGGTCGTAGGGGCTGATCCGGCCCTCCGGGCTGACGGCGGTGGCCTCGGTGAGGATCAGGCCGGTGCCGCCCGTCGCGCGTGCCGCGAGGTGCTGGAAGTGCCAGTCGTTCGGCGCGCCGGTCTCGGGGCCCTCGGGCGCGGCGGAGTACTGGCACATCGGCGCCATCCACAGGCGGTTGCGCACGGTCAGCGAACGGAGGGACAGCGGTTCGAACAGGACGCTCACGTGGGGCTCCCCGGGGTCGTGGGTCAGCAGGTCGGCCCACCGTGCCGACGGCGGGCCGACCGGGGTAACAACATGCAGGGGCCATGGATTCCCCGGCCTGCTTGCCCTTCGTCCGCGGGCCCGCGCCGACGCTCGCCGCTCAGAACGCGTACCGCACCCGCAGCCAGGGCGCGTGCGCCGCGACCAGCTCGGTCAGCCGCCGCACGCCCTCGCGTTTGACGTCGTTGCGGTACCGCACGTTCAGCGCGCCGTTCTCCGAGCGTTTGGCCTGCTGGATCTCCGGGCGCCACAGCACGTCCTCGGCACGCGGGTGCCAGCGCAGGTTGACGTCGTGGAGCTGGCGGTTGTGCGTCAGCATGATGACCTCGGCCGCCGCCTGCGCCTTCACCCGCGCGGGCAGTACGTCGTCGAGGTGGCGCAGCAGCTCCGCCCAGTCCTCCTCCCAGCCGGGGCGCAGCACGACGGGGGAGAGGTTGAAGTGCACCTCGTAGCCCGCGTC comes from the Streptomyces seoulensis genome and includes:
- a CDS encoding NADH:flavin oxidoreductase/NADH oxidase translates to MSVLFEPLSLRSLTVRNRLWMAPMCQYSAAPEGPETGAPNDWHFQHLAARATGGTGLILTEATAVSPEGRISPYDLGLWNDTQQAAFARITRFLKSQGTVPGIQIAHAGRKASTERTWVDRGAPIAPGEGYGWQPVSASALPFADGYTTPAELTIAEIDAIVEEFAATARRALAAGFEVAEIHGAHGYLVHQFLSPYSNHRTDAYGGSYEGRARFALRVAEAVRAVWPDELPLFFRMSATDWLTEDESDERTGWTVDDTVRLAADLGHRGVDLIDVSSGGIAPDARIETGPGYQVPFAERVRRETGLPVAAVGLITEARQAEKIVADGQADAVLLGRELLRDPYFALHAARELGAEPYVAQPYHRAL